One window of the Bubalus bubalis isolate 160015118507 breed Murrah chromosome 8, NDDB_SH_1, whole genome shotgun sequence genome contains the following:
- the ZNF467 gene encoding zinc finger protein 467 isoform X1, with the protein MRETLEALSSLGLSVGQPEMTPQSEPGERSHDAQEQMSPPQEESVLGTCSGREAPRPEKGAPTEQGEAPCREGQVCAPRKPEPTGSCPGDEWMIRKVKVEEEEDREAHEEAEWPQHLALRPSPFPPPDLGSLAAAYKLEPGAPGTLGGLALAGWVPTASEKPYGCGECERRFRDQLTLRLHQRLHRGEGPCACPDCGRSFTQRAHLLLHQRSHRGERPFPCSECDKRFSKKAHLTRHLRTHTGERPYPCAECGKRFSQKIHLGSHQKTHTGERPFPCPECEKRFRKKTHLIRHQRIHTGERPYQCAQCARSFTHKQHLVRHQRVHAAAGRTPPSPDAPASPTSPAPSPTASPPGPKPFSCSHCGLSFGWKKNLTTHQRLHSGEERPFGCDECALGAPVDPAAPQPLACAPRGTPAGERSFLCPECGRSFAHGQHLARHRRVHTGERPFACAQCGRRFGSRPNLVAHSRAHSGARPFACAQCGRRFSRKSHLGRHQAVHTGSRPHACAVCARSFSSKTNLVRHQAVHTGSRPFPCPQCGKSFSRKTHLVRHQRIHGGAAHPASGSDLSSPAWPTSTDVTAPALFF; encoded by the exons ATGAGAGAGACCTTGGAGGCCCTCAGCTCCCTGG GACTCTCTGTGGGACAGCCGGAGATGACCCCCCAAAGTGAGCCTGGGGAACGGTCCCACGATGCCCAGGAGCAGATGTCTCCTCCCCAGGAAGAGAGCGTGCTGGGTACATGCTCAG GGCGCGAGGCCCCCCGACCGGAGAAAGGTGCCCCCACGGAACAAGGTGAAGCTCCCTGCAGAGAAGGCCAGGTGTGTGCACCACGCAAGCCTGAGCCCACGGGCTCCTGCCCAG GGGACGAGTGGATGATTCGGAAGGTGAaggtagaggaggaggaggatcgGGAGGCCCACGAGGAGGCGGAATGGCCCCAGCATCTGGCATTACGCCCCAGCCCCTTTCCCCCGCCTGACCTGGGATCTCTGGCCGCCGCGTATAAGCTGGAGCCGGGGGCCCCAGGGACACTGGGTGGGCTCGCGCTGGCCGGGTGGGTACCGACCGCCTCGGAGAAGCCCTACGGCTGCGGGGAGTGCGAGCGCCGGTTCCGGGACCAGCTGACCCTGCGGCTACACCAGCGGCTGCACCGCGGCGAGGGTCCGTGCGCCTGCCCCGACTGCGGCCGCAGCTTCACGCAGCGCGCGCACCTGCTGCTGCACCAACGCAGCCACCGCGGCGAGCGGCCCTTCCCCTGCTCCGAGTGCGACAAGCGCTTCAGCAAGAAGGCGCACCTGACCCGCCACCTGCGCACGCACACGGGCGAGCGGCCCTACCCGTGCGCCGAGTGCGGCAAGCGCTTCAGCCAGAAGATCCACCTGGGCTCGCACCAGAAGACGCACACGGGCGAGCGGCCCTTCCCCTGCCCCGAGTGCGAGAAGCGCTTTCGCAAAAAGACGCACCTGATCCGCCACCAGCGCATCCACACGGGCGAGAGGCCCTACCAGTGCGCGCAGTGCGCCCGCAGCTTCACGCACAAGCAGCACTTGGTGCGGCACCAGAGGGTGCACGCCGCGGCCGGCCGCACCCCGCCCTCTCCCGACGCGCCGGCCTCGCCCACGTCCCCTGCCCCGTCCCCCACCGCCTCCCCTCCCGGACCCAAGCCTTTCTCCTGCTCCCACTGCGGCCTGAGCTTCGGCTGGAAGAAGAATCTCACCACGCACCAGCGCCTGCACAGCGGCGAGGAGCGCCCTTTCGGGTGCGACGAGTGCGCGCTGGGCGCCCCTGTGGACCCCGCGGCCCCCCAGCCCTTGGCCTGCGCGCCCCGAGGCACTCCGGCCGGCGAGCGGTCCTTCCTCTGCCCCGAGTGCGGGCGCAGCTTCGCCCACGGGCAGCACCTGGCACGACACCGGCGGGTGCACACGGGCGAGCGGCCCTTCGCCTGCGCTCAGTGTGGCCGCCGCTTTGGCTCGCGGCCCAACCTGGTGGCCCACTCCAGGGCCCACAGCGGCGCCAGGCCTTTCGCCTGCGCGCAGTGCGGCCGCCGCTTCAGCCGCAAGTCGCACCTGGGTCGCCACCAGGCGGTGCACACGGGCAGTAGGCCCCACGCCTGCGCCGTGTGCGCCCGCAGCTTCAGCTCCAAGACCAACCTGGTCCGCCACCAGGCGGTGCACACCGGCTCCCGCCCCTTCCCCTGCCCGCAGTGCGGCAAGAGCTTCAGCCGCAAGACCCACCTGGTGCGACACCAGCGCATCCATGGAGGAGCCGCCCACCCGGCCTCCGGATCTGACCTCTCGAGCCCAGCCTGGCCCACGTCCACCGACGTGACCGCACCCGCGCTTTTCTTCTGA
- the ZNF467 gene encoding zinc finger protein 467 isoform X2 has protein sequence MTPQSEPGERSHDAQEQMSPPQEESVLGTCSGREAPRPEKGAPTEQGEAPCREGQVCAPRKPEPTGSCPGDEWMIRKVKVEEEEDREAHEEAEWPQHLALRPSPFPPPDLGSLAAAYKLEPGAPGTLGGLALAGWVPTASEKPYGCGECERRFRDQLTLRLHQRLHRGEGPCACPDCGRSFTQRAHLLLHQRSHRGERPFPCSECDKRFSKKAHLTRHLRTHTGERPYPCAECGKRFSQKIHLGSHQKTHTGERPFPCPECEKRFRKKTHLIRHQRIHTGERPYQCAQCARSFTHKQHLVRHQRVHAAAGRTPPSPDAPASPTSPAPSPTASPPGPKPFSCSHCGLSFGWKKNLTTHQRLHSGEERPFGCDECALGAPVDPAAPQPLACAPRGTPAGERSFLCPECGRSFAHGQHLARHRRVHTGERPFACAQCGRRFGSRPNLVAHSRAHSGARPFACAQCGRRFSRKSHLGRHQAVHTGSRPHACAVCARSFSSKTNLVRHQAVHTGSRPFPCPQCGKSFSRKTHLVRHQRIHGGAAHPASGSDLSSPAWPTSTDVTAPALFF, from the exons ATGACCCCCCAAAGTGAGCCTGGGGAACGGTCCCACGATGCCCAGGAGCAGATGTCTCCTCCCCAGGAAGAGAGCGTGCTGGGTACATGCTCAG GGCGCGAGGCCCCCCGACCGGAGAAAGGTGCCCCCACGGAACAAGGTGAAGCTCCCTGCAGAGAAGGCCAGGTGTGTGCACCACGCAAGCCTGAGCCCACGGGCTCCTGCCCAG GGGACGAGTGGATGATTCGGAAGGTGAaggtagaggaggaggaggatcgGGAGGCCCACGAGGAGGCGGAATGGCCCCAGCATCTGGCATTACGCCCCAGCCCCTTTCCCCCGCCTGACCTGGGATCTCTGGCCGCCGCGTATAAGCTGGAGCCGGGGGCCCCAGGGACACTGGGTGGGCTCGCGCTGGCCGGGTGGGTACCGACCGCCTCGGAGAAGCCCTACGGCTGCGGGGAGTGCGAGCGCCGGTTCCGGGACCAGCTGACCCTGCGGCTACACCAGCGGCTGCACCGCGGCGAGGGTCCGTGCGCCTGCCCCGACTGCGGCCGCAGCTTCACGCAGCGCGCGCACCTGCTGCTGCACCAACGCAGCCACCGCGGCGAGCGGCCCTTCCCCTGCTCCGAGTGCGACAAGCGCTTCAGCAAGAAGGCGCACCTGACCCGCCACCTGCGCACGCACACGGGCGAGCGGCCCTACCCGTGCGCCGAGTGCGGCAAGCGCTTCAGCCAGAAGATCCACCTGGGCTCGCACCAGAAGACGCACACGGGCGAGCGGCCCTTCCCCTGCCCCGAGTGCGAGAAGCGCTTTCGCAAAAAGACGCACCTGATCCGCCACCAGCGCATCCACACGGGCGAGAGGCCCTACCAGTGCGCGCAGTGCGCCCGCAGCTTCACGCACAAGCAGCACTTGGTGCGGCACCAGAGGGTGCACGCCGCGGCCGGCCGCACCCCGCCCTCTCCCGACGCGCCGGCCTCGCCCACGTCCCCTGCCCCGTCCCCCACCGCCTCCCCTCCCGGACCCAAGCCTTTCTCCTGCTCCCACTGCGGCCTGAGCTTCGGCTGGAAGAAGAATCTCACCACGCACCAGCGCCTGCACAGCGGCGAGGAGCGCCCTTTCGGGTGCGACGAGTGCGCGCTGGGCGCCCCTGTGGACCCCGCGGCCCCCCAGCCCTTGGCCTGCGCGCCCCGAGGCACTCCGGCCGGCGAGCGGTCCTTCCTCTGCCCCGAGTGCGGGCGCAGCTTCGCCCACGGGCAGCACCTGGCACGACACCGGCGGGTGCACACGGGCGAGCGGCCCTTCGCCTGCGCTCAGTGTGGCCGCCGCTTTGGCTCGCGGCCCAACCTGGTGGCCCACTCCAGGGCCCACAGCGGCGCCAGGCCTTTCGCCTGCGCGCAGTGCGGCCGCCGCTTCAGCCGCAAGTCGCACCTGGGTCGCCACCAGGCGGTGCACACGGGCAGTAGGCCCCACGCCTGCGCCGTGTGCGCCCGCAGCTTCAGCTCCAAGACCAACCTGGTCCGCCACCAGGCGGTGCACACCGGCTCCCGCCCCTTCCCCTGCCCGCAGTGCGGCAAGAGCTTCAGCCGCAAGACCCACCTGGTGCGACACCAGCGCATCCATGGAGGAGCCGCCCACCCGGCCTCCGGATCTGACCTCTCGAGCCCAGCCTGGCCCACGTCCACCGACGTGACCGCACCCGCGCTTTTCTTCTGA
- the ZNF467 gene encoding zinc finger protein 467 isoform X4 encodes MLSILEVACSLPGREAPRPEKGAPTEQGEAPCREGQVCAPRKPEPTGSCPGDEWMIRKVKVEEEEDREAHEEAEWPQHLALRPSPFPPPDLGSLAAAYKLEPGAPGTLGGLALAGWVPTASEKPYGCGECERRFRDQLTLRLHQRLHRGEGPCACPDCGRSFTQRAHLLLHQRSHRGERPFPCSECDKRFSKKAHLTRHLRTHTGERPYPCAECGKRFSQKIHLGSHQKTHTGERPFPCPECEKRFRKKTHLIRHQRIHTGERPYQCAQCARSFTHKQHLVRHQRVHAAAGRTPPSPDAPASPTSPAPSPTASPPGPKPFSCSHCGLSFGWKKNLTTHQRLHSGEERPFGCDECALGAPVDPAAPQPLACAPRGTPAGERSFLCPECGRSFAHGQHLARHRRVHTGERPFACAQCGRRFGSRPNLVAHSRAHSGARPFACAQCGRRFSRKSHLGRHQAVHTGSRPHACAVCARSFSSKTNLVRHQAVHTGSRPFPCPQCGKSFSRKTHLVRHQRIHGGAAHPASGSDLSSPAWPTSTDVTAPALFF; translated from the exons ATGCTCAG CATCCTTGAGGTAGCCTGTTCTCTGCCAGGGCGCGAGGCCCCCCGACCGGAGAAAGGTGCCCCCACGGAACAAGGTGAAGCTCCCTGCAGAGAAGGCCAGGTGTGTGCACCACGCAAGCCTGAGCCCACGGGCTCCTGCCCAG GGGACGAGTGGATGATTCGGAAGGTGAaggtagaggaggaggaggatcgGGAGGCCCACGAGGAGGCGGAATGGCCCCAGCATCTGGCATTACGCCCCAGCCCCTTTCCCCCGCCTGACCTGGGATCTCTGGCCGCCGCGTATAAGCTGGAGCCGGGGGCCCCAGGGACACTGGGTGGGCTCGCGCTGGCCGGGTGGGTACCGACCGCCTCGGAGAAGCCCTACGGCTGCGGGGAGTGCGAGCGCCGGTTCCGGGACCAGCTGACCCTGCGGCTACACCAGCGGCTGCACCGCGGCGAGGGTCCGTGCGCCTGCCCCGACTGCGGCCGCAGCTTCACGCAGCGCGCGCACCTGCTGCTGCACCAACGCAGCCACCGCGGCGAGCGGCCCTTCCCCTGCTCCGAGTGCGACAAGCGCTTCAGCAAGAAGGCGCACCTGACCCGCCACCTGCGCACGCACACGGGCGAGCGGCCCTACCCGTGCGCCGAGTGCGGCAAGCGCTTCAGCCAGAAGATCCACCTGGGCTCGCACCAGAAGACGCACACGGGCGAGCGGCCCTTCCCCTGCCCCGAGTGCGAGAAGCGCTTTCGCAAAAAGACGCACCTGATCCGCCACCAGCGCATCCACACGGGCGAGAGGCCCTACCAGTGCGCGCAGTGCGCCCGCAGCTTCACGCACAAGCAGCACTTGGTGCGGCACCAGAGGGTGCACGCCGCGGCCGGCCGCACCCCGCCCTCTCCCGACGCGCCGGCCTCGCCCACGTCCCCTGCCCCGTCCCCCACCGCCTCCCCTCCCGGACCCAAGCCTTTCTCCTGCTCCCACTGCGGCCTGAGCTTCGGCTGGAAGAAGAATCTCACCACGCACCAGCGCCTGCACAGCGGCGAGGAGCGCCCTTTCGGGTGCGACGAGTGCGCGCTGGGCGCCCCTGTGGACCCCGCGGCCCCCCAGCCCTTGGCCTGCGCGCCCCGAGGCACTCCGGCCGGCGAGCGGTCCTTCCTCTGCCCCGAGTGCGGGCGCAGCTTCGCCCACGGGCAGCACCTGGCACGACACCGGCGGGTGCACACGGGCGAGCGGCCCTTCGCCTGCGCTCAGTGTGGCCGCCGCTTTGGCTCGCGGCCCAACCTGGTGGCCCACTCCAGGGCCCACAGCGGCGCCAGGCCTTTCGCCTGCGCGCAGTGCGGCCGCCGCTTCAGCCGCAAGTCGCACCTGGGTCGCCACCAGGCGGTGCACACGGGCAGTAGGCCCCACGCCTGCGCCGTGTGCGCCCGCAGCTTCAGCTCCAAGACCAACCTGGTCCGCCACCAGGCGGTGCACACCGGCTCCCGCCCCTTCCCCTGCCCGCAGTGCGGCAAGAGCTTCAGCCGCAAGACCCACCTGGTGCGACACCAGCGCATCCATGGAGGAGCCGCCCACCCGGCCTCCGGATCTGACCTCTCGAGCCCAGCCTGGCCCACGTCCACCGACGTGACCGCACCCGCGCTTTTCTTCTGA
- the ZNF467 gene encoding zinc finger protein 467 isoform X3, producing the protein MRETLEALSSLGLSVGQPEMTPQSEPGERSHDAQEQMSPPQEESVLGTCSGDEWMIRKVKVEEEEDREAHEEAEWPQHLALRPSPFPPPDLGSLAAAYKLEPGAPGTLGGLALAGWVPTASEKPYGCGECERRFRDQLTLRLHQRLHRGEGPCACPDCGRSFTQRAHLLLHQRSHRGERPFPCSECDKRFSKKAHLTRHLRTHTGERPYPCAECGKRFSQKIHLGSHQKTHTGERPFPCPECEKRFRKKTHLIRHQRIHTGERPYQCAQCARSFTHKQHLVRHQRVHAAAGRTPPSPDAPASPTSPAPSPTASPPGPKPFSCSHCGLSFGWKKNLTTHQRLHSGEERPFGCDECALGAPVDPAAPQPLACAPRGTPAGERSFLCPECGRSFAHGQHLARHRRVHTGERPFACAQCGRRFGSRPNLVAHSRAHSGARPFACAQCGRRFSRKSHLGRHQAVHTGSRPHACAVCARSFSSKTNLVRHQAVHTGSRPFPCPQCGKSFSRKTHLVRHQRIHGGAAHPASGSDLSSPAWPTSTDVTAPALFF; encoded by the exons ATGAGAGAGACCTTGGAGGCCCTCAGCTCCCTGG GACTCTCTGTGGGACAGCCGGAGATGACCCCCCAAAGTGAGCCTGGGGAACGGTCCCACGATGCCCAGGAGCAGATGTCTCCTCCCCAGGAAGAGAGCGTGCTGGGTACATGCTCAG GGGACGAGTGGATGATTCGGAAGGTGAaggtagaggaggaggaggatcgGGAGGCCCACGAGGAGGCGGAATGGCCCCAGCATCTGGCATTACGCCCCAGCCCCTTTCCCCCGCCTGACCTGGGATCTCTGGCCGCCGCGTATAAGCTGGAGCCGGGGGCCCCAGGGACACTGGGTGGGCTCGCGCTGGCCGGGTGGGTACCGACCGCCTCGGAGAAGCCCTACGGCTGCGGGGAGTGCGAGCGCCGGTTCCGGGACCAGCTGACCCTGCGGCTACACCAGCGGCTGCACCGCGGCGAGGGTCCGTGCGCCTGCCCCGACTGCGGCCGCAGCTTCACGCAGCGCGCGCACCTGCTGCTGCACCAACGCAGCCACCGCGGCGAGCGGCCCTTCCCCTGCTCCGAGTGCGACAAGCGCTTCAGCAAGAAGGCGCACCTGACCCGCCACCTGCGCACGCACACGGGCGAGCGGCCCTACCCGTGCGCCGAGTGCGGCAAGCGCTTCAGCCAGAAGATCCACCTGGGCTCGCACCAGAAGACGCACACGGGCGAGCGGCCCTTCCCCTGCCCCGAGTGCGAGAAGCGCTTTCGCAAAAAGACGCACCTGATCCGCCACCAGCGCATCCACACGGGCGAGAGGCCCTACCAGTGCGCGCAGTGCGCCCGCAGCTTCACGCACAAGCAGCACTTGGTGCGGCACCAGAGGGTGCACGCCGCGGCCGGCCGCACCCCGCCCTCTCCCGACGCGCCGGCCTCGCCCACGTCCCCTGCCCCGTCCCCCACCGCCTCCCCTCCCGGACCCAAGCCTTTCTCCTGCTCCCACTGCGGCCTGAGCTTCGGCTGGAAGAAGAATCTCACCACGCACCAGCGCCTGCACAGCGGCGAGGAGCGCCCTTTCGGGTGCGACGAGTGCGCGCTGGGCGCCCCTGTGGACCCCGCGGCCCCCCAGCCCTTGGCCTGCGCGCCCCGAGGCACTCCGGCCGGCGAGCGGTCCTTCCTCTGCCCCGAGTGCGGGCGCAGCTTCGCCCACGGGCAGCACCTGGCACGACACCGGCGGGTGCACACGGGCGAGCGGCCCTTCGCCTGCGCTCAGTGTGGCCGCCGCTTTGGCTCGCGGCCCAACCTGGTGGCCCACTCCAGGGCCCACAGCGGCGCCAGGCCTTTCGCCTGCGCGCAGTGCGGCCGCCGCTTCAGCCGCAAGTCGCACCTGGGTCGCCACCAGGCGGTGCACACGGGCAGTAGGCCCCACGCCTGCGCCGTGTGCGCCCGCAGCTTCAGCTCCAAGACCAACCTGGTCCGCCACCAGGCGGTGCACACCGGCTCCCGCCCCTTCCCCTGCCCGCAGTGCGGCAAGAGCTTCAGCCGCAAGACCCACCTGGTGCGACACCAGCGCATCCATGGAGGAGCCGCCCACCCGGCCTCCGGATCTGACCTCTCGAGCCCAGCCTGGCCCACGTCCACCGACGTGACCGCACCCGCGCTTTTCTTCTGA